A stretch of the Rhizobium sullae genome encodes the following:
- a CDS encoding class I adenylate-forming enzyme family protein — protein sequence MLMHTLLLDGAIRDPDHACFHWVDRGRSLTYAEAVDTMERAAGALHHFGVKPGDRVTIFAHNGMDYLNIMFGCWRLGAICALVNVKFADELAYYFADHEPTVVVYTHDMREPIHTAAAGAPSVRALICMDGPQEGAHSLPDLMAAALPLPADPGNEDAIAHLSYTSGTTGKPKGACLKHEPTVRATRCIAERLQITGADVSFGPSALSSSYQLVGNLLPQLSRGAAINVMGKWTQTTGFDALEARGATMLIANPPILTDVLNEAAVRGRTPSKLRMSMSGGGPVPPTLKAGWHEKLKLPLVESYGQSELGGFVALGFPKLDPADIETRRAGQPLPDKEVRILNADGTEVACGAVGEIALRGGFMWGYWGKPEKTAETLKGGWLWTGDIGAMDKQGFVTMLGRRSELIEVGGKTWYPRDVEEALSMVPGVQQAAVVGVPDKAITTRPVAFVQAAGPVDGEEIKAKIAGSVPYDLSLMTVIPLAELPMTPTGKIAKAELAARAAAA from the coding sequence ATGCTAATGCACACCCTGCTTCTGGACGGTGCAATCCGTGATCCGGACCACGCCTGTTTCCACTGGGTGGACCGGGGCAGGAGCCTGACCTATGCCGAAGCGGTCGATACCATGGAGCGTGCCGCTGGGGCCCTTCATCATTTCGGCGTCAAACCGGGCGACCGCGTGACGATCTTTGCCCATAACGGCATGGACTATCTCAACATCATGTTCGGCTGCTGGCGCCTCGGGGCCATCTGCGCCCTCGTAAACGTCAAATTTGCCGACGAACTTGCCTATTATTTCGCCGATCACGAGCCCACGGTGGTCGTCTATACCCATGACATGAGGGAGCCGATCCACACGGCGGCGGCGGGCGCGCCAAGCGTCAGGGCACTGATCTGCATGGACGGACCGCAGGAAGGCGCCCATTCGCTGCCCGACCTGATGGCCGCGGCACTCCCCCTCCCCGCCGATCCCGGCAACGAGGATGCGATCGCGCATCTTTCCTACACATCCGGCACCACCGGCAAGCCGAAGGGTGCCTGCCTGAAGCACGAACCGACCGTCCGCGCGACGCGCTGCATTGCCGAGCGGCTGCAGATCACCGGCGCCGACGTCTCTTTCGGGCCGAGCGCGCTCTCCAGTTCCTACCAGCTCGTCGGCAACCTGCTGCCGCAGCTTTCCCGCGGCGCGGCCATCAACGTCATGGGCAAGTGGACCCAGACGACCGGCTTCGATGCGCTGGAAGCGCGCGGCGCAACCATGCTGATCGCCAATCCTCCGATCCTCACCGATGTCCTAAACGAAGCAGCCGTGCGGGGCCGTACGCCATCCAAGCTGCGCATGAGCATGTCCGGCGGCGGACCGGTTCCGCCGACCTTGAAGGCTGGCTGGCATGAAAAGCTGAAGCTGCCGCTCGTCGAAAGCTACGGCCAGTCCGAGCTCGGCGGCTTTGTCGCGCTCGGTTTCCCGAAGCTCGATCCGGCTGATATCGAGACGCGCCGCGCCGGCCAGCCGCTTCCCGACAAGGAAGTGCGCATTCTCAATGCCGACGGCACCGAGGTTGCATGCGGCGCGGTCGGCGAGATCGCGCTCAGGGGCGGCTTCATGTGGGGCTACTGGGGCAAGCCGGAGAAGACGGCCGAGACACTCAAGGGTGGCTGGCTTTGGACCGGCGACATCGGCGCGATGGACAAGCAAGGCTTCGTCACCATGCTCGGACGCCGTTCCGAACTGATCGAGGTCGGCGGCAAGACCTGGTATCCGCGCGACGTCGAGGAGGCGCTCTCCATGGTGCCGGGCGTGCAGCAAGCGGCCGTCGTCGGTGTTCCCGACAAGGCGATTACCACCCGGCCGGTCGCATTCGTACAGGCCGCAGGTCCCGTGGATGGGGAGGAGATCAAGGCGAAGATCGCCGGTTCGGTGCCCTATGACCTTTCCCTCATGACCGTCATCCCGCTCGCCGAACTTCCCATGACGCCCACCGGCAAGATCGCCAAGGCGGAACTTGCCGCGCGTGCAGCCGCGGCCTGA